In Misgurnus anguillicaudatus chromosome 5, ASM2758022v2, whole genome shotgun sequence, a genomic segment contains:
- the dcp1a gene encoding mRNA-decapping enzyme 1A has product MESVNKAGQMMSLAALQHYDPYIVKLLDVTGQVALYTFNSKANEWEKTEIEGTLFVSARSASPHHGFTIMNRLSTENLVEPINKDLEFQLQDPFLLYRNGNLGIYSIWFYDKTDCQRIAQLMLQIVKQEALQAQQASPAGALDSRTNGCVQTRPTDILELLSKAKEEYKRSQSMERDDSLPPLEKREDTTDRQTATQHEKSGHSIVKQITVEELFGSSLPKETPQLSNPTPAESTRGLTFAPLLTPRLSTEPALVSLLQGSGTRDTQHPISPKAAVSNTEESTVGSGGPALRRLPPARVNPLADRDGMPGFMPGSLVTPQCFVESGCKVSASFTGKTAASVQSKEVNSQTLVKSIPAGPVVHGEESSLLLSPSVFQHSIAKTTDPPRIPASPPTPTTPIATADLPPVLYSRTQLQETLIHLIKNDPRFLGTIHEAYVQSMTKGVNKVKL; this is encoded by the exons GAAAAGACTGAGATTGAAGGCACCTTGTTTGTGTCTGCAAG GTCTGCATCCCCACATCATGGCTTTACAATTATGAATCGTTTGAGTACTGAAAATTTAGTGGAGCCGATCAATAAGGACTTGGAATTCCAGCTCCAAGATCCCTTTCTGCTGTACCGGAATGGCAACT TGGGCATTTACAGTATCTGGTTTTATGATAAGACGGACTGCCAGCGGATAGCCCAGCTCATGCTGCA GATTGTGAAGCAAGAGGCGTTGCAAGCACAGCAGGCGTCTCCAGCCGGCGCTCTGGACAGCAGGACAAACGGTTGTGTTCAGACTCGTCCCACAGATATACTGGAGCTGCTTAGTAAAGCCAAAGAGGAATACAAGAGG agtCAGTCGATGGAGAGAGATGATTCTCTGCCGCCGCTGGAGAAGAGAGAGGACACCACAGACCGACAGACGGCAACTCAACATGAAAAG TCAGGTCACTCAATAGTGAAGCAGATCACAGTAGAAGAACTTTTTGGAAGCTCTTTGCCCAAAGAAACGCCCCAGTTGTCAAATCCCACCCCAGCAGAAAGCACACGGGGCCTGACGTTCGCCCCTCTCCTCACCCCTCGCCTCTCGACTGAGCCAGCACTGGTGTCTCTGCTCCAGGGGTCCGGCACCAGGGACACCCAGCACCCCATCTCCCCAAAAGCAGCTGTTTCGAACACGGAGGAGAGCACGGTGGGCTCCGGCGGTCCTGCACTGCGACGGCTTCCTCCTGCACGCGTGAATCCGCTCGCAGATAGAGACGGGATGCCCGGCTTCATGCCCGGCTCGTTGGTCACCCCGCAGTGTTTCGTAGAATCCGGCTGCAAAGTTTCCGCATCCTTCACTGGAAAGACCGCAGCGTCTGTGCAG AGTAAAGAAGTGAACTCCCAGACTCTGGTGAAATCCATTCCA GCGGGGCCAGTTGTCCACGGGGAGGAGTCTTCACTGCTTCTGTCTCCCAGTGTATTCCAGCATTCCATCGCCAAGACAACAGATCCACCCAGAATCCCTGCTTCCCCCCCGACGCCCACGACCCCTATAGCGACGGCAGATTTACCCCCTGTCCTGTACAGTCGAACCCAGCTGCAAGAGACGCTCATACATCTGATCAAG AACGACCCGCGGTTCCTCGGCACAATCCATGAGGCTTACGTACAGAGCATGACTAAAGGTGTCAACAAGGTCAAGTTATAG